The Elgaria multicarinata webbii isolate HBS135686 ecotype San Diego chromosome 1, rElgMul1.1.pri, whole genome shotgun sequence genome has a window encoding:
- the PTGES3L gene encoding putative protein PTGES3L isoform X1 yields MAFMCQRDSWVQQFTTQVVSCCPAKLSIETGGKKQTLHGFDVILEDTILFPEGGGQPDDRGFINDIPVLRVTRQGPGALHFIQTALEPGSKVQLVLDWDRRFDHMQQHSGQHLITALADQMFGFKTTSWDLGRQRSAIELDTSSVTADQVAALEQSVNDKIRARLPVVVRELVVGDPEIQMVRSRGLPEDHTGPVRIISIEGIDANMCCGTHVSNLSDLQVIKLLGTEKGKRNKTNLVFLAGNRVLKALERSYSTEKAMTTLLKNGPEEHVEAVKRLQNSMKQLQKNNLNLLRDLAVLTAQSFKSNLAQVPVFVLHRKEGDSEFMNIIANEIGTDETLLFLSVGDEKAAGLFLLTGPPETVEQLGPRVAELLEGKGSGKHGRYQGKATRMSRRAEVEALLQEYTSEQSTEQ; encoded by the exons ATGGCGTTCATGTGCCAGCGGGACAGCTGGGTCCAGCAG TTTACCACACAAGTGGTTTCCTGCTGCCCTGCAAAGCTATCCATAGAAACTGGTGGAAAGAAGCAAACTCTGCATGGATTCGATGTCATCCTGGAAGACACCATTCTTTTCCCGGAGGGTGGAGGACAG CCCGATGACCGGGGATTCATCAATGACATCCCAGTGCTCAGAGTCACTCGACAAGGTCCAGGTGCTCTACACTTCATCCAGACAGCTCttgagccagggagcaaggtGCAGCTAGTACTGGATTGGGATCGGCGGTTTGACCACATGCAACAGCATTCAG GGCAACATCTTATCACAGCACTTGCAGATCAGATGTTTGGATTCAAGACAACATCATG GGATCTGGGTCGCCAGCGAAGCGCTATTGAACTGGACACCTCCTCAGTGACAGCAGATCAGGTGGCAGCCCTTGAGCAGAGTGTGAATGACAAAATACGAGCCCGATTGCCTGTGGTGGTGCGAGAGCTGGTGGTTGGTGACCCTGAAATCCAGATG GTGAGGAGCCGTGGCCTGCCAGAGGATCACACCGGTCCTGTTAGAATAATAAGCATCGAGGGCATTGATGCCAACATGTGTTGTGGCACGCATGTCTCCAACCTCAGTGACCTACAG GTTATTAAGCTCTTGGGCACCGAAAAGGGAAAAAGGAACAAGACTAACTTAGTTTTCCTGGCTGGGAACCGAGTGCTGAAAGCTCTGGAGCGAAGCTATTCCACCGAGAAGGCCATGACGACATTGCTTAA GAATGGCCCTGAAGAGCACGTGGAAGCTGTGAAGAGGCTGCAGAACTCTATGAAGCAGCTTCAGAAG AACAACTTGAACCTATTGAGAGACTTGGCTGTTCTTACTGCTCAGAGCTTCAAAAGTAACCTGGCTCAGGTACCAGTATTTGTGTTACACAG GAAAGAAGGTGATTCCGAATTCATGAACATCATTGCAAATGAGATTGGCACTGAC GAAACCCTCCTTTTCCTATCTGTGGGAGATGAAAAAGCAGCTGGGCTTTTTCTGCTCACAGGGCCTCCAGAAACAGTGGAACAACTAGGCCCCAG GGTTGCTGAACTGCTGGAAGGAAAAGGGTCAGGGAAGCATGGCCGCTACCAGGGCAAAGCCACACGGATGAGCCGGCGGGCAGAAGTGGAGGCCCTCTTACAGGAGTATACCAGTGAACAGAGCACAGAGCAGTGA